A segment of the Streptococcus chenjunshii genome:
CACAGTGTTTTTTCCTTTCATAAAATAATAAATATCACATACTGCCGACAGCTACTGCCCTAAAATCAAACTAAAAATTTTAGGTAAAAAAATGATTAATCCCGTTAGAACAGCATAGCCAGAAACAATCAATACAGCACCTGCTGCCATATCTTTAGCATTTTTAGCCAGCATAGAAAAGTGATAGTCACTGGCTAAATCGACCACATTTTCAATCGCCGAATTGACAATTTCAAAAGCGATAACCAAAAAAATAGCCAAGAAGAGAAACAGCCACTCCAATCCTGAAATTCTGAAAATAAGGCCCGCAAGAGCCGCTAAAACAGCAGATACCAGATGCTTGCGCAGATTGCGCTCCTCTTTAAAAGCTGTCAAAACCCCCGTAATGGCAAACTCCATACTCGCCATTAAGGTCATATTTTTCCACTTTCTTTGTGAATTATTATCGCGTAAGTCCATAAGCAGTCAATATCTCTTCCTGTAAAGTAAACATTTCTTTTTCTTCTTCGGGAGTATAGTGGTCATACCCATTGATATGCAAAAAACCATGCACTGCTAAAAAACCCATTTCCCGCTCAAAAGAATGGCCGAATTCTGCCGCCTGTTCATGCGCTTTATCAACAGAAATAAACAGCTCACCGATATAGGCATCAAATTCTTCTAACAGTTCAGCAAGATCAGAATGTTCTTCAACAGCCTCATGACCAAAAGCCAAAGGCTCTTCAGGCTTATATTCCAGACTGATGACATCAGTCGGACGGTCGGTATCACGGTATTCCAAATTTAATTCATGGCTGCGCTCGTTAGTCACAAAGGTCACAGCCATCTCCTTGTTTTCTTTGCCGATTTTTTCAGCAGCAAAATCAAGCAAGTCAAGCGTCTGCGTTATGATCGCTTGAGGAACTTGCTCCGTCTCG
Coding sequences within it:
- the ybeY gene encoding rRNA maturation RNase YbeY encodes the protein MYIELIDETEQVPQAIITQTLDLLDFAAEKIGKENKEMAVTFVTNERSHELNLEYRDTDRPTDVISLEYKPEEPLAFGHEAVEEHSDLAELLEEFDAYIGELFISVDKAHEQAAEFGHSFEREMGFLAVHGFLHINGYDHYTPEEEKEMFTLQEEILTAYGLTR
- a CDS encoding diacylglycerol kinase family protein, yielding MDLRDNNSQRKWKNMTLMASMEFAITGVLTAFKEERNLRKHLVSAVLAALAGLIFRISGLEWLFLFLAIFLVIAFEIVNSAIENVVDLASDYHFSMLAKNAKDMAAGAVLIVSGYAVLTGLIIFLPKIFSLILGQ